A portion of the Cellulophaga algicola DSM 14237 genome contains these proteins:
- a CDS encoding RsmD family RNA methyltransferase has product MRIISGKHRGRKLTAPSKLPVRPTTDMAKEGLFNILNNNYYLPDISVLDLFSGTGNIAFEFGSRGCDKITAVDADQGCVKFITETTEKLELSISALKSDVFSYLEKTTAKNDIIFADPPYDLPIEDFEKIPTLVFSRNLLLADGLLIVEHSKHTDLSKLPNFSKQRKYGGSVFSFFEANS; this is encoded by the coding sequence ATGCGAATAATATCAGGAAAACACAGAGGAAGAAAACTGACAGCACCATCAAAATTACCCGTCAGACCAACAACAGACATGGCCAAGGAAGGCTTGTTTAATATTTTAAACAATAATTATTATTTACCCGATATTTCTGTATTGGATCTATTTTCGGGAACAGGAAATATTGCCTTTGAATTTGGCTCAAGAGGATGTGATAAAATTACAGCGGTAGATGCTGATCAAGGATGTGTAAAATTCATAACTGAAACTACCGAAAAATTAGAATTATCTATATCCGCATTAAAGAGTGATGTATTTAGCTATTTAGAGAAAACAACTGCGAAAAACGATATTATCTTCGCAGACCCTCCATATGATTTACCTATAGAAGATTTTGAAAAAATTCCAACTTTGGTGTTTTCAAGAAATCTACTTCTAGCTGACGGGCTTTTAATTGTAGAGCACTCAAAACATACCGATTTATCTAAATTGCCAAACTTTAGTAAACAAAGAAAATACGGAGGTAGTGTATTTAGTTTTTTTGAAGCAAATTCTTAA
- a CDS encoding DUF3822 family protein — MIKKTEINTTNSELSYKKLSIQISLNGLSFCVLDSVENSIIAQEHISFEEEVIPFQLQKNLKEALEKFDINKMSFSHITVIHRNPLFTLVPKALFNPDELPNYLKFNAKILANDHIAYDEIKNYEIVNIYVPFANINNYIYELFGEFEYKHSGTILIESLLNNFTGGKETICYAHITEEQVDITVISNKKLLFFNSFTFSTKEDFIYYILFTIEQLKLDTETIKLRLFGAIEEGDELYNLTYTYVRNVDVFIPSNLSEHIDSQHKKTIDFTTLSAF, encoded by the coding sequence ATGATAAAAAAGACAGAAATTAATACGACAAACTCTGAATTGAGTTATAAAAAATTGTCCATTCAGATTAGTTTGAATGGACTTTCTTTTTGTGTCTTAGATTCAGTTGAAAATAGCATCATAGCACAAGAACATATATCTTTTGAGGAAGAAGTTATTCCTTTCCAACTTCAAAAAAACCTAAAAGAAGCACTTGAAAAGTTCGACATTAACAAAATGTCTTTTTCACATATTACCGTAATTCACAGAAATCCGCTTTTTACTCTAGTTCCAAAAGCACTTTTCAATCCAGACGAATTACCAAACTACCTAAAGTTCAACGCTAAGATTTTAGCTAATGATCATATTGCTTACGATGAGATTAAAAATTATGAAATCGTAAATATCTATGTACCCTTCGCAAATATTAACAATTATATATACGAACTTTTTGGAGAGTTTGAATATAAACACAGCGGAACCATACTTATTGAAAGCTTACTCAATAACTTCACCGGAGGAAAAGAAACTATTTGTTATGCCCACATTACAGAAGAACAAGTAGATATCACTGTAATATCAAATAAAAAATTATTATTTTTCAATAGTTTTACCTTTAGTACTAAAGAAGATTTTATTTATTATATCTTATTTACTATTGAACAATTAAAATTAGATACTGAAACTATTAAACTTAGACTATTTGGAGCCATTGAAGAAGGAGATGAACTTTATAATCTAACGTATACTTATGTAAGAAATGTTGATGTTTTTATTCCATCAAACCTTTCTGAACATATCGACAGTCAGCATAAAAAAACAATTGATTTCACTACACTAAGCGCTTTTTAA
- a CDS encoding ATP-dependent DNA helicase yields MKPIDSASFYKILKEKFPHVPTNAQSHALKDLSDFILSKEKDSVYLLKGFAGTGKTTIIGTIVSNLWNTNMKTVMMAPTGRAAKVMSNYSKTQALTIHRKIYFPKKESGGGVKFILAPNKHRNTIFIVDEASMIPDTPADSKLFENGSLLDDLIQFVYSGHACKLILIGDTAQLPPVRLDISPALDAGKLGLNYNKEVYVLELDEVVRQSGDSGILYNATNLREQIQSEYYDDFKFDVTPYKDIVRLIEGNEILEAIEDSYAKNGKEETAFIVRSNKRANLYNENIRQRILYLENEISVGDFMMVVKNNYFWLKPETEAGFIANGDIIEILEIFSIKELYSFKFAEVSVKMVDYPNQKPFDTVLLLDTIKAEAPSLPYEDGNRLYQEVLLDYENETSKYKKFLAVKNNPFFNALQVKFSYAITCHKSQGGQWDTVFVEQPYMPNGMDKENMRWLYTAITRAKSKLYLIGFKKDFFLDSE; encoded by the coding sequence ATGAAACCTATCGATTCTGCATCTTTTTATAAAATTCTAAAAGAGAAATTTCCTCATGTTCCTACAAATGCCCAAAGTCATGCATTAAAAGATTTGTCAGATTTTATTTTATCTAAAGAAAAAGATAGTGTTTATCTACTGAAAGGTTTTGCTGGGACAGGAAAAACAACCATAATAGGGACTATTGTTTCTAACCTTTGGAATACAAATATGAAAACCGTTATGATGGCGCCTACAGGTAGAGCGGCCAAGGTTATGTCTAACTATTCCAAGACACAAGCGTTAACCATACATAGAAAGATTTATTTTCCTAAAAAAGAAAGTGGAGGAGGGGTCAAATTTATATTAGCGCCCAATAAACACAGAAATACAATTTTTATTGTAGATGAAGCTTCTATGATTCCTGATACTCCTGCGGATTCTAAGTTATTTGAAAATGGGTCTTTATTAGATGATTTAATACAATTTGTATATTCTGGTCATGCTTGTAAATTAATTTTAATTGGAGATACGGCGCAGTTACCTCCAGTTCGTTTAGATATTAGTCCGGCTTTAGATGCTGGTAAGCTAGGTTTGAACTACAATAAAGAGGTTTATGTTTTAGAATTAGATGAAGTAGTACGGCAATCTGGTGATTCTGGTATATTGTACAATGCTACCAACTTACGGGAACAAATACAAAGTGAGTATTATGATGATTTTAAGTTTGATGTAACTCCTTATAAAGATATTGTTAGACTTATTGAAGGAAACGAAATTTTAGAAGCTATTGAAGATTCTTATGCTAAGAATGGAAAAGAAGAGACTGCTTTTATTGTGCGCTCTAATAAACGAGCCAACTTATATAATGAGAACATCCGTCAACGAATTTTATACCTAGAAAATGAAATATCTGTAGGAGATTTCATGATGGTGGTCAAGAATAATTATTTTTGGTTGAAACCAGAAACAGAAGCTGGATTTATTGCCAATGGAGATATTATTGAAATTTTAGAGATCTTTTCAATCAAGGAGTTGTACTCTTTTAAGTTTGCAGAAGTAAGTGTAAAGATGGTCGACTATCCCAATCAAAAACCATTTGATACGGTACTACTCTTAGATACTATAAAAGCAGAGGCACCTTCTTTACCTTATGAGGATGGTAATCGTTTATATCAGGAAGTTCTTTTGGACTATGAAAATGAAACATCAAAATATAAAAAGTTTTTAGCGGTAAAAAATAATCCGTTTTTTAATGCATTACAGGTAAAATTCTCTTATGCAATTACCTGTCATAAATCACAAGGAGGCCAGTGGGACACTGTCTTTGTGGAGCAGCCCTATATGCCAAATGGAATGGATAAAGAAAATATGCGTTGGTTATATACCGCAATTACAAGGGCTAAAAGCAAATTGTATTTAATAGGATTTAAGAAGGATTTTTTTCTTGATTCAGAATAG
- a CDS encoding DUF4126 domain-containing protein: MTTETILSIFLGIGLAASVGFRVFLPLFALSLASYFNLWELNDSWQWIGSLAAVIALGVATLVEIFAYFIPWVDNILDSAAVPLAAIAGTAVMVSTVANLDPVITWSLAIIAGGGTATAIKGASATTRLASTTTTGGLANPIVSTVETSTAMIVTTASIFFPIIAGVLVVIILAIIFWIYRKIRPRKA, encoded by the coding sequence ATGACAACAGAAACAATCTTAAGTATTTTTTTAGGGATAGGTCTTGCCGCATCTGTAGGTTTTAGAGTGTTTTTGCCCTTATTTGCTTTAAGTTTAGCCTCGTATTTTAACCTTTGGGAATTAAATGATAGTTGGCAATGGATAGGTAGTCTGGCGGCTGTAATAGCTTTAGGTGTTGCAACCTTGGTAGAAATATTTGCTTATTTTATTCCTTGGGTAGATAATATATTAGATAGTGCCGCTGTGCCGTTGGCTGCAATTGCGGGTACTGCAGTTATGGTGTCTACTGTTGCAAATTTAGATCCGGTAATTACTTGGTCATTGGCTATTATTGCGGGTGGTGGTACCGCTACAGCAATTAAAGGAGCTTCTGCAACAACAAGACTAGCATCAACCACTACCACTGGAGGACTAGCCAATCCTATCGTTTCTACTGTTGAAACGAGTACAGCAATGATAGTGACTACTGCATCAATATTTTTTCCAATAATTGCGGGTGTTTTAGTTGTTATTATCTTAGCCATAATTTTTTGGATTTACAGAAAAATTCGACCTAGAAAAGCCTAA
- the kdsB gene encoding 3-deoxy-manno-octulosonate cytidylyltransferase, which produces MKRIAMIPARFAASRFPAKLMQDLQGKPVILRTYEATVNTKLFDDVFVVTDSEVIFNVIEAAGGKAIMSIKDHECGSDRIAEAVAHMDVDIIVNVQGDEPFTEKESLASVLNVFDNDPDQEIDLASLMVKITDWDEISNPNTVKVIVDTNNFALYFSRSPIPYPRAKDVNSIYYKHKGIYAFRKRALMDFQRLPMLQLEATEKIEAIRYLEYGKKLKMVETTVSGIEIDTPEDLERAKKAWK; this is translated from the coding sequence ATGAAAAGAATTGCAATGATACCTGCTCGTTTTGCAGCATCTCGTTTTCCTGCTAAACTAATGCAAGATTTACAAGGGAAACCTGTAATCTTAAGGACTTATGAAGCCACGGTCAATACAAAATTATTTGACGATGTTTTTGTAGTCACCGATAGTGAGGTAATCTTTAATGTTATTGAAGCTGCTGGAGGAAAAGCAATCATGAGTATCAAGGATCATGAATGTGGTAGTGATCGTATTGCGGAAGCGGTAGCGCATATGGATGTTGATATTATTGTTAATGTTCAAGGCGATGAACCTTTTACCGAAAAAGAAAGTCTAGCGAGTGTGCTAAATGTTTTTGATAATGATCCCGATCAAGAAATAGACCTTGCCTCTTTAATGGTCAAAATTACAGATTGGGATGAAATTAGCAATCCTAATACCGTTAAAGTAATTGTAGATACTAATAATTTTGCATTGTATTTTTCTCGTTCCCCAATACCTTACCCAAGAGCGAAAGATGTAAATAGTATTTATTATAAGCATAAAGGTATTTATGCCTTTAGAAAAAGGGCTTTAATGGATTTTCAACGTTTACCAATGTTGCAATTAGAAGCTACCGAAAAAATTGAAGCCATTCGGTATTTAGAATATGGTAAAAAATTAAAAATGGTAGAAACTACGGTTTCAGGAATAGAAATAGATACTCCTGAGGATCTAGAAAGAGCAAAAAAAGCATGGAAGTAA
- a CDS encoding HAD family hydrolase: MEVKYDEIKVIGFDADDTLWINETYFRDAEEKFAALLEGYETKNTIDQDLFKMEIKNLELYGYGIKGFVLSMVESALELSNNNVSHDTLHKILDIGKEMISHPVELLPDVVEVLKQLSKKYRLIVLTKGDLLDQERKLERSDLSEYFHHVEVLSDKKESNYQHLLDHLEIDVKEFLMIGNSLKSDVLPLINIGAKAIHVPFHTTWQHEQVEDHETNGKEYQTISGLKELLKLV; the protein is encoded by the coding sequence ATGGAAGTAAAATACGACGAAATAAAAGTCATTGGTTTTGATGCTGATGATACCCTATGGATAAATGAAACTTATTTTAGAGATGCAGAAGAGAAATTTGCTGCTCTTTTAGAAGGGTATGAAACTAAGAATACCATAGATCAAGACCTTTTTAAAATGGAAATAAAAAATCTTGAATTATACGGTTATGGTATAAAGGGGTTTGTACTTTCTATGGTAGAATCTGCACTAGAATTATCAAATAATAATGTGTCTCATGACACCTTGCATAAGATTTTAGATATAGGGAAAGAAATGATTTCTCATCCTGTAGAATTATTGCCAGATGTAGTAGAAGTATTGAAGCAGTTGTCAAAAAAATACCGTTTAATCGTTTTGACTAAAGGAGATTTACTGGATCAGGAACGTAAATTAGAACGTTCTGATTTATCAGAATACTTTCATCATGTAGAAGTATTAAGCGATAAAAAAGAGTCTAATTACCAACATCTTTTAGATCATTTAGAAATTGATGTTAAGGAGTTTTTAATGATAGGAAATTCGTTAAAATCAGATGTATTGCCCTTAATAAATATTGGTGCAAAAGCAATTCATGTGCCTTTTCATACAACTTGGCAGCATGAGCAAGTAGAAGATCATGAAACAAACGGAAAAGAATATCAAACGATAAGCGGACTCAAAGAGCTGTTGAAATTAGTATAG
- a CDS encoding CatA-like O-acetyltransferase, whose amino-acid sequence MKFLDIENWERKEHFHFFNTFLDPYFSVTTKVDVTLAKAYAKEYSLSFFAIYLHACMQAINSVENFKYRIEDDKVAVYDTIHASATILRPNKTFAFSFIHYSDDLLTFINNLNREKERIFNSDSLFPPVNTLDCMYCSSMPWIPIEGHKEPLKGVKESVPKFAFGKAVEANGIFEMTIAASVNHALIDGYHLSCFFDKFQEFLNSYK is encoded by the coding sequence ATGAAGTTTTTAGATATAGAAAACTGGGAAAGAAAAGAACATTTTCATTTTTTTAATACCTTTCTAGACCCTTATTTTTCAGTAACTACAAAAGTAGATGTAACTTTAGCTAAAGCCTATGCTAAGGAGTATAGCCTGTCTTTTTTTGCGATTTATTTACACGCCTGTATGCAAGCTATAAATTCCGTTGAGAATTTTAAATACAGAATTGAAGATGATAAAGTAGCCGTCTATGATACCATACATGCATCGGCAACAATATTAAGACCTAATAAAACATTTGCTTTTTCTTTTATTCATTACAGCGATGATCTTTTAACCTTTATCAATAATTTAAACAGAGAAAAAGAACGTATTTTTAATAGTGATTCCTTATTTCCTCCAGTAAATACATTAGATTGTATGTATTGCTCGTCCATGCCTTGGATCCCGATAGAAGGCCATAAAGAGCCATTGAAAGGAGTTAAAGAATCAGTTCCCAAATTTGCTTTCGGTAAAGCTGTTGAGGCAAATGGAATATTTGAAATGACAATTGCAGCAAGCGTAAATCATGCCTTAATAGACGGGTATCACCTAAGTTGTTTTTTTGATAAATTTCAAGAATTTTTAAATTCATATAAATAA
- a CDS encoding iron-containing alcohol dehydrogenase family protein: protein MRYRNFPMVPRVVFGNGSFLQLGEILMPKRKNSEAPFIFFIDDVFDGQPLITEVPLLFNDQIIFISSEEEPKTEQVDALVAKIKESFPVLPSGIIGIGGGTLLDLAKAVALMLTNDGSAAAYQGWDLVKKPAIYHVGIPTISGTGAEVSRTTVLMGPEKKLGINSDHTPFDQVLLDPKLTQGVPKEQWFFTGMDCYIHCIESLNGTYLNAFSQSYGEKALELCHEVYLKDISKEDSRDKLMMASWHGGMSIAYSQVGIAHAMSYGLSYLLGVKHGIGNCLVFQYLEEFYPEGVKVFKQMQEKHQIKLPTGICAHLSEEQFDIMINVSFGLVPLWENALGDNWKEIMTYDRLLQLFKKI, encoded by the coding sequence ATGAGATATAGGAATTTTCCAATGGTACCTAGAGTAGTTTTTGGCAATGGAAGTTTTCTTCAATTAGGAGAAATTTTAATGCCAAAGCGTAAGAACTCAGAAGCACCTTTTATATTTTTTATAGACGATGTTTTTGATGGACAGCCTTTAATTACAGAAGTTCCATTACTTTTTAATGATCAAATAATATTTATTTCATCAGAAGAAGAACCAAAAACGGAACAAGTTGATGCTTTAGTGGCTAAGATTAAAGAAAGTTTTCCGGTATTGCCTTCTGGTATTATTGGTATTGGTGGTGGTACGCTATTAGATTTAGCTAAAGCGGTAGCTTTAATGCTTACAAATGATGGCAGTGCAGCTGCATATCAAGGTTGGGACTTAGTGAAAAAACCAGCTATTTATCATGTAGGTATACCAACCATTAGTGGTACTGGTGCAGAAGTTTCCAGAACTACCGTGTTAATGGGGCCTGAAAAAAAGTTAGGAATCAATTCGGACCATACTCCGTTTGATCAAGTTCTTTTGGATCCTAAACTAACACAAGGAGTACCAAAAGAGCAGTGGTTCTTTACAGGAATGGATTGTTATATTCATTGTATAGAGTCATTAAATGGCACGTATTTAAATGCTTTCAGTCAAAGTTATGGTGAGAAAGCTTTAGAATTATGTCATGAAGTGTACCTGAAAGATATTTCTAAAGAAGATTCACGAGATAAATTAATGATGGCTTCTTGGCACGGTGGTATGAGTATTGCTTATTCTCAAGTGGGTATTGCACATGCTATGAGCTATGGGTTATCTTATTTATTAGGAGTAAAGCATGGCATTGGCAACTGTTTGGTTTTTCAATATTTAGAAGAATTTTATCCAGAGGGAGTAAAAGTTTTTAAACAGATGCAAGAAAAACACCAAATTAAATTACCTACAGGTATTTGTGCACATCTTTCTGAAGAACAATTTGATATAATGATTAACGTATCTTTTGGCTTGGTCCCGCTTTGGGAAAATGCATTAGGAGATAACTGGAAAGAAATAATGACCTATGATCGCTTACTGCAATTATTTAAAAAGATATAA
- a CDS encoding 1-acyl-sn-glycerol-3-phosphate acyltransferase: MHAIAKFIYFKLMGWTLVGDFPDVKKCVMIVVSHTSYSDFFLGLLVRKIWQEEINFIGKKSLFIGPIGWYLKKVGGAPIIRNKNSDTVSAIVDIFNSKEKFRLSLSPEGTRDKVTEWKTGFYFIAKAAKVPVVMVAFDYGKKQIKISKAYFTTDDQEADFKLYKSFFKGVLGRIPKKSYIEA, translated from the coding sequence ATGCATGCTATAGCAAAATTTATTTATTTTAAACTTATGGGATGGACTCTTGTGGGCGATTTTCCTGATGTTAAAAAATGTGTTATGATTGTTGTTTCTCATACCAGTTATTCTGATTTTTTTTTGGGACTTTTAGTGCGCAAAATCTGGCAGGAAGAAATAAATTTTATTGGTAAAAAAAGCTTGTTCATAGGACCTATTGGTTGGTACCTGAAAAAAGTAGGGGGCGCACCCATAATTCGAAATAAAAATAGCGATACCGTATCGGCTATCGTTGATATATTTAATTCAAAAGAAAAATTTAGATTGTCTTTATCTCCGGAAGGAACGCGAGATAAAGTTACAGAATGGAAAACAGGATTCTATTTTATTGCAAAAGCAGCAAAAGTACCGGTTGTTATGGTGGCTTTTGACTATGGTAAAAAGCAAATAAAAATATCAAAAGCATATTTTACTACCGATGATCAAGAGGCTGATTTTAAGTTGTATAAGTCTTTTTTTAAAGGAGTATTAGGTAGAATTCCTAAAAAAAGTTACATCGAAGCATAA
- a CDS encoding YncE family protein, with product MKKNVLNFSLIAAFALLTATSCDNDDNDSGENEIESSQLYVSNNSDGNVTVYDILTGEVKTLTTVATAAEGIYYDEDADEIIQASRSSNQLNVYSSISTYLASAVISASVTSTADVESPRDIAVKDNFVVVADNADVDGNPDTADGRLFVYTKSNGALTLRNIVTTDFALWGIEFVGDDLYTVVDKTNKLAVYTNFTAMNTTNAVVSASKTIAIEGIVRTHGLAYDKGTMILTDVADATSDADGAFHIITDFDSKFDAVASGETMAVANNQVRISGSSTFLGNPVAAEYDAASETIFIAEAANGGGKVLAFSNASAGGDIAPSINNTLASASSLYFYAN from the coding sequence ATGAAAAAAAATGTTTTAAACTTTAGCCTAATTGCTGCGTTTGCTTTACTAACAGCTACTTCATGTGATAATGATGACAATGATTCAGGAGAGAATGAAATTGAAAGTTCTCAACTATATGTGTCTAATAATTCAGACGGAAATGTCACCGTTTATGATATTCTTACAGGTGAGGTTAAGACTTTAACGACTGTAGCTACTGCGGCTGAGGGGATTTATTATGATGAAGATGCTGACGAAATTATTCAGGCATCTAGATCTTCAAATCAATTGAATGTATACTCAAGTATTTCAACGTATTTAGCAAGTGCTGTAATTTCAGCATCAGTAACAAGTACTGCAGATGTAGAGAGCCCTAGAGATATTGCTGTAAAAGATAATTTTGTTGTAGTTGCAGATAATGCAGATGTAGATGGTAATCCTGATACTGCAGATGGTAGGTTGTTTGTGTATACGAAATCAAATGGAGCACTTACGCTAAGAAATATTGTAACAACAGATTTCGCTCTATGGGGAATTGAGTTTGTTGGTGATGACTTGTATACTGTTGTAGATAAAACGAATAAACTAGCTGTTTATACTAATTTTACGGCAATGAATACGACCAACGCTGTGGTTAGTGCTTCAAAAACCATTGCTATTGAAGGTATTGTTAGAACACATGGTTTAGCTTATGATAAGGGTACAATGATTTTGACTGATGTTGCAGATGCTACTTCAGATGCTGATGGTGCTTTTCATATTATAACAGATTTTGATTCAAAATTTGATGCTGTTGCTAGTGGTGAAACTATGGCTGTAGCTAATAATCAAGTTAGAATTTCAGGTAGTAGTACTTTTTTAGGAAACCCAGTTGCTGCTGAATATGATGCAGCTTCAGAAACTATTTTTATTGCTGAAGCAGCAAATGGTGGTGGTAAAGTATTGGCTTTTTCTAATGCAAGTGCCGGTGGAGATATTGCGCCAAGTATTAATAATACTTTAGCAAGTGCTTCATCATTATATTTTTACGCTAACTAA
- a CDS encoding YebC/PmpR family DNA-binding transcriptional regulator translates to MGRAFEFRKARKMKRWSAMSKAFTRIGKDIVMAVKDGGPDPDTNSRLRAVIQNAKAINMPKDNVERAIKRASDKSLGDFKEVLFEGYAPHGIAILVETATDNNTRTVANVRSYFNKCNGSMGTSGSVEFMFDHTCNFRIPAEGIDPEELELEMIDFGAEEVFADEDGILIYAPFESFGAIQKELETRELEILSSGFERIPQVTKEINEEEAADVEKLLEKLEEDDDVQNVYHTMQE, encoded by the coding sequence ATGGGAAGAGCTTTTGAGTTTAGAAAGGCACGTAAAATGAAAAGATGGTCCGCAATGTCTAAGGCGTTTACACGTATTGGAAAAGATATTGTGATGGCAGTAAAAGATGGCGGCCCGGACCCAGATACTAATTCACGATTAAGAGCTGTTATACAGAATGCGAAGGCAATTAATATGCCTAAGGATAATGTAGAGCGCGCAATTAAAAGGGCAAGTGACAAAAGTTTAGGCGATTTTAAAGAAGTTCTTTTTGAAGGATATGCGCCTCATGGTATTGCTATATTAGTAGAAACAGCTACTGATAATAACACAAGAACCGTTGCAAATGTTCGCAGCTATTTTAATAAATGTAATGGAAGCATGGGTACTTCTGGCTCCGTAGAGTTTATGTTTGACCATACCTGTAACTTTAGAATTCCTGCGGAAGGTATTGACCCTGAAGAATTAGAGTTAGAAATGATTGACTTTGGTGCAGAAGAGGTTTTTGCTGATGAAGATGGCATTTTAATTTACGCCCCTTTTGAAAGTTTTGGTGCTATACAAAAAGAATTAGAAACTAGAGAACTAGAAATTTTATCTTCAGGTTTCGAAAGAATTCCTCAAGTTACCAAAGAAATTAATGAAGAAGAGGCTGCTGATGTAGAGAAGCTTTTAGAAAAGTTAGAAGAAGATGATGATGTGCAAAACGTGTATCACACCATGCAAGAATAG
- a CDS encoding 4a-hydroxytetrahydrobiopterin dehydratase, which translates to MEALSILEIERILEQLDGWEYIDGAIETSFQFENFKEAFTIMTRIAFECEAQGHHPDWSNVYNSLHIRLNTHDVEGVTEKDFRLARAIESIVDSE; encoded by the coding sequence ATGGAAGCATTAAGTATATTAGAAATAGAACGAATTTTAGAACAATTAGATGGTTGGGAATATATTGATGGTGCCATTGAGACCTCTTTTCAATTTGAAAATTTTAAAGAAGCCTTTACGATCATGACCCGTATTGCTTTTGAATGTGAAGCGCAAGGCCATCACCCAGATTGGAGCAATGTTTACAACTCTTTACATATTCGTTTAAATACACATGATGTAGAAGGTGTAACGGAAAAAGACTTTAGATTAGCTAGAGCTATAGAAAGTATTGTTGATAGTGAATAA
- a CDS encoding sugar nucleotide-binding protein: MDKKKILILGASGFIGNAIYKELCNYFNTYGTYFTARKGFDKNKQFYSYNLEEDDIHEILDLVQPDIIISALRGSFTAQIIAHEHLVEYVMQSNCKLYFISSANVFDSYSKYPSYEYDKTLSESIYGRLKIKIENMLLRIPKEKMAILRVPMVFGNGSPRIKEMKANILNNEPVEVFPNLVLNVTHDLKLTQQIHYLVSKNKSGIYHLGSNDLVHHDEFIQEILKRVGNFTPLFKHVYTTNEERYLAVLPKENKLPKNYQTTYEEIINDHVIG, encoded by the coding sequence GTGGATAAAAAGAAAATTCTTATTCTTGGAGCCAGTGGCTTTATAGGTAATGCTATTTATAAAGAGTTATGCAACTACTTTAATACGTATGGCACCTATTTTACTGCGCGTAAAGGTTTTGATAAAAATAAACAGTTCTACAGCTATAATTTAGAAGAAGACGATATTCATGAAATTTTAGATTTGGTACAGCCAGATATTATAATTTCTGCTTTACGTGGCAGTTTTACGGCGCAAATTATTGCCCATGAGCACTTAGTAGAATATGTAATGCAAAGCAATTGTAAGCTGTATTTTATATCCTCTGCAAATGTATTTGACTCTTACAGCAAATACCCTTCCTATGAATATGATAAGACTTTATCCGAGAGTATCTATGGACGGTTAAAGATAAAAATTGAAAATATGTTGCTTCGTATTCCTAAAGAAAAAATGGCTATTTTAAGAGTACCCATGGTTTTTGGAAACGGTTCTCCTAGAATAAAAGAAATGAAAGCTAATATTTTAAATAACGAACCTGTAGAAGTATTTCCTAATCTAGTTTTAAATGTTACCCATGATTTGAAACTAACACAACAAATACATTATTTAGTAAGCAAAAACAAAAGTGGAATTTATCATTTAGGAAGTAATGACTTGGTACACCATGATGAGTTTATTCAAGAAATTTTAAAACGGGTTGGCAATTTCACTCCTTTATTTAAACATGTATATACAACAAATGAAGAGCGTTATTTAGCCGTTTTACCAAAAGAAAATAAACTCCCTAAAAATTATCAAACTACTTACGAAGAAATCATTAATGATCATGTCATAGGCTAA